A portion of the Acetomicrobium sp. S15 = DSM 107314 genome contains these proteins:
- a CDS encoding branched-chain amino acid ABC transporter permease: MLLGFTHALVAGLLMGFVYSLIASGLSLIFGVMNIVNFAHGEFLMLGMFAAYWCSVLLGLDPLVSIVIAVPVMFLIGVVVYKVIIRRVLKGNRISQILVTFGLSVFVANLALLLWSPNYRLVERNLSFAMGNVKLLGIHVGIPEIIASVGSIVIFAIMYYITHFTKTGRAIQATAIDPEGAQIVGINIQHVYTITFGLGVACVGAAGVLLATFYYIFPYVGSFFAMIAFATVALGGFGSIEGSFVAGILIGIIEALGGFFIGPAVKYAIVFIVYMIVIVLRPGTGLFGW, from the coding sequence TTGCTGTTAGGTTTTACTCACGCTCTGGTGGCGGGTTTGTTAATGGGGTTTGTTTATTCACTCATAGCGTCGGGTTTATCGCTGATCTTTGGCGTTATGAACATCGTCAATTTTGCTCATGGTGAGTTTTTGATGTTGGGCATGTTCGCCGCATATTGGTGTTCGGTCTTGTTGGGTTTAGATCCATTGGTGTCGATAGTTATAGCGGTACCGGTCATGTTTTTGATCGGCGTTGTGGTCTATAAGGTCATAATCAGGCGCGTTCTTAAAGGAAACCGGATAAGTCAAATATTAGTGACTTTTGGACTGAGTGTTTTTGTAGCTAACCTTGCCCTCTTATTATGGAGTCCAAACTATCGGCTGGTCGAGCGAAATTTAAGCTTCGCCATGGGCAACGTTAAACTACTGGGAATCCATGTTGGTATTCCCGAGATCATCGCCTCGGTAGGTTCTATCGTTATCTTTGCAATTATGTATTATATAACGCACTTCACCAAGACAGGACGGGCTATTCAGGCCACCGCCATCGATCCAGAGGGCGCTCAAATAGTGGGAATAAACATTCAGCATGTTTATACGATTACCTTTGGCTTGGGCGTAGCATGTGTTGGTGCAGCTGGAGTGCTCTTGGCGACATTCTATTATATTTTTCCCTATGTCGGCTCATTTTTTGCCATGATTGCCTTTGCTACTGTAGCATTGGGCGGTTTTGGAAGCATAGAAGGCTCTTTTGTTGCTGGAATACTTATAGGTATTATTGAGGCTTTGGGCGGCTTTTTTATAGGTCCAGCTGTAAAATACGCCATTGTGTTTATTGTATATATGATAGTAATTGTATTACGTCCAGGCACTGGTTTGTTTGGTTGGTAA
- a CDS encoding branched-chain amino acid ABC transporter permease has product MAKIIDKSIAKVVLYVVIVSIVPYLYKGTFYRHVLIMVGLYGLLGVAWNMMGGYTGLYSFGQSAFFGIGAYTSTVLLTRANISPWLGMICGGLLAAIISAGVAYPCSKLRGPYFTIASLAFARTLQILVTNWKFVEGAVGIPLPLIGDSWWYLQFRDKIPYHFIIFGLMGVAILICYYIEGSRVGCYFKTIRDSEEVAQALGINTVRYRVIAAIISAFFTAIAGTFYAQYVLYIDPESVTQHILSVEIVMIAAVGGAGTIWGPVLGAVILMPLSQYARALVGGTGQGIDLIIYGAIIMLIAIAQPTGIMGLLKRRSRNGSEPSLRPHLEGEGG; this is encoded by the coding sequence TTGGCAAAAATAATTGATAAATCTATCGCTAAAGTGGTTTTATATGTTGTTATAGTATCAATTGTGCCATATCTGTATAAGGGCACTTTTTATAGGCATGTATTAATCATGGTAGGCTTATATGGACTACTTGGAGTTGCTTGGAACATGATGGGAGGCTATACGGGTTTATATTCTTTCGGTCAAAGCGCCTTTTTTGGAATAGGTGCATATACTTCGACAGTGTTGTTGACGCGCGCCAATATAAGTCCTTGGTTGGGCATGATATGCGGTGGTCTTTTGGCTGCGATTATTTCAGCTGGAGTGGCCTATCCCTGCTCCAAATTGCGCGGTCCGTATTTCACAATTGCATCGCTTGCCTTTGCCCGAACCCTTCAAATCCTGGTTACTAACTGGAAATTTGTCGAAGGGGCGGTGGGGATACCCCTTCCTTTGATCGGAGATTCTTGGTGGTATTTACAGTTTAGGGACAAAATTCCGTATCATTTTATTATTTTTGGGTTAATGGGGGTGGCTATTCTTATCTGCTATTACATAGAAGGTTCCAGGGTAGGATGCTATTTTAAGACGATCAGAGATAGCGAAGAAGTAGCACAAGCCTTAGGAATTAATACGGTTAGATATAGAGTAATAGCCGCTATAATCAGCGCGTTTTTTACAGCCATTGCTGGAACTTTTTACGCGCAGTATGTTTTATATATAGATCCAGAAAGCGTTACACAACATATTTTAAGCGTGGAGATTGTCATGATAGCTGCCGTAGGCGGAGCGGGGACAATCTGGGGCCCCGTCTTAGGCGCCGTCATCCTAATGCCCTTATCTCAATATGCCAGGGCGCTTGTTGGTGGCACTGGTCAAGGGATAGATCTCATAATTTATGGGGCTATCATAATGTTGATAGCTATTGCACAACCTACAGGGATCATGGGTTTGCTTAAGCGCAGATCACGCAACGGCTCAGAACCGAGCTTGAGGCCGCATTTGGAGGGAGAGGGAGGTTAA
- a CDS encoding ABC transporter ATP-binding protein translates to MEAQPLLRVQGLTMKFGGLLANHDVSFDIHPGEIVGLIGPNGAGKTTLFSCVSGFLRPTSGSVIFNGEDITGLKPYEICQRGIVRTFQITQPLYEMTVLENVMAGTYCRFRRPKDARSEALSVLKLTGLWDKRDRMGSELTIPDRKRLEIARALGTQPKLLMLDETMAGLTPTEIQQAVDLIRNIRAQGITLLIIEHVMEAIMPVADRIVVLDAGRLIAEGAPKDIAHDPKVIEAYLGEKRYVRRKKHQSQL, encoded by the coding sequence TTGGAAGCACAACCGCTCTTACGCGTTCAAGGTTTGACTATGAAGTTCGGCGGGCTTCTGGCAAACCACGATGTGAGTTTTGACATTCACCCTGGCGAAATAGTCGGGTTAATAGGTCCAAATGGGGCGGGCAAGACCACGCTTTTTAGCTGTGTCAGCGGGTTTTTACGTCCCACATCTGGTTCCGTAATTTTTAATGGTGAAGATATAACTGGATTAAAACCTTATGAAATATGCCAACGGGGTATCGTGCGGACCTTCCAAATCACTCAGCCCCTATATGAAATGACTGTTTTAGAAAACGTGATGGCTGGCACGTATTGTCGATTTCGTCGACCCAAGGATGCCCGTTCGGAGGCCCTGTCTGTGCTCAAACTTACAGGCCTCTGGGATAAAAGAGATCGTATGGGCAGCGAATTGACCATACCCGATCGCAAACGGTTAGAGATAGCAAGGGCTTTGGGCACTCAGCCCAAATTGTTGATGCTCGACGAAACGATGGCCGGCCTAACTCCTACAGAAATACAACAGGCAGTCGATTTGATACGAAACATTCGCGCCCAGGGGATAACCTTGCTCATCATCGAACATGTTATGGAAGCCATCATGCCTGTAGCTGACAGGATCGTGGTTTTGGACGCGGGGCGTTTGATAGCAGAAGGTGCCCCTAAAGATATAGCTCACGATCCAAAGGTTATAGAGGCCTATTTAGGGGAGAAACGATATGTTAGACGTAAAAAACATCAGAGTCAGCTATGA
- a CDS encoding ABC transporter ATP-binding protein has protein sequence MLDVKNIRVSYDHIPAIHDVSFRVDKGEIVTIVGSNGAGKTTIIRAIAGILRLDHGEIRFLDEQIEKLPSYERVARGISLVPEGRHIFGKLSVHDNLLLGAHLETSPEEIQRRLEQAYELFPRLRERKGQRAGTLSGGEQQMLAIARGLMANPKLLMLDEPSLGLMPKLVMQVFDVIDQLREERSLTILLVEQNVYNALELSDRAYVIQNGRVVIEGKGEELLDSDVVRKAYLGM, from the coding sequence ATGTTAGACGTAAAAAACATCAGAGTCAGCTATGATCACATTCCTGCCATTCATGACGTCAGTTTTAGGGTTGATAAGGGAGAAATCGTCACGATCGTAGGGTCAAATGGCGCCGGTAAAACGACCATTATCCGAGCCATCGCCGGCATTCTCCGGCTCGATCATGGGGAGATTCGTTTCCTGGATGAACAGATAGAAAAACTTCCTTCTTATGAGAGGGTGGCGCGTGGCATTTCTTTAGTTCCAGAGGGCCGGCACATATTTGGCAAGCTCTCAGTCCACGACAATTTGCTCTTGGGAGCTCATCTTGAGACGTCACCTGAAGAGATCCAAAGAAGGTTGGAGCAAGCCTATGAGCTTTTCCCGCGATTGCGGGAACGCAAAGGGCAAAGAGCCGGCACCCTGTCTGGAGGAGAACAGCAGATGTTGGCTATAGCACGAGGCTTAATGGCCAATCCAAAGCTTCTAATGCTCGATGAACCGTCTTTAGGGCTAATGCCTAAGTTGGTTATGCAGGTGTTTGACGTTATTGATCAACTTAGGGAAGAACGAAGCCTTACAATACTTCTCGTGGAGCAGAATGTTTATAACGCGCTCGAGCTTTCAGATAGAGCTTATGTCATCCAAAATGGGCGCGTGGTTATCGAAGGCAAAGGAGAAGAATTGCTCGATAGCGATGTAGTGAGAAAAGCATATCTGGGCATGTGA
- a CDS encoding tripartite tricarboxylate transporter substrate-binding protein yields MKCKNRWSMMSVGLVAIFALLVISGGAHAAYPERPVQIICPWGAGGGTDQVARTIGAILQEDLGVPFNVVNRTGGSGAIGHMAGAKAQPDGYTLTIITIELNMMHWMGMAEVTYKDFRPIGMVNYDPAAIWVAADSKWNKMEDLVNEIKANPGKLRASGTGTGGIWHLSMAGWLAAMGLPPNAVTWVPSTGAAEGLRELVGGGVDFAPCSLPEGMSLYSAGKIRGLAVMADERIKAFPEIPTLKELGVDWSLGCWRGIAGPKGLPDDVVGVLEPALKRAVESERFVNFMDQVGYGIIWIPSAEAVEFLEKDDEVMGNLMKELGLAK; encoded by the coding sequence GTGAAATGTAAAAATAGGTGGAGTATGATGTCGGTTGGGCTAGTCGCTATATTTGCACTTCTGGTGATCTCAGGAGGAGCCCATGCGGCTTATCCCGAAAGGCCTGTCCAGATCATTTGCCCCTGGGGTGCGGGCGGTGGAACGGATCAGGTTGCCAGGACGATAGGTGCCATCCTGCAGGAAGATTTGGGCGTTCCGTTTAACGTGGTAAACCGAACTGGAGGCAGTGGAGCTATAGGTCACATGGCAGGCGCTAAGGCTCAGCCCGACGGATATACGCTCACCATCATCACTATCGAACTCAACATGATGCATTGGATGGGCATGGCCGAAGTGACATACAAGGACTTTAGGCCTATAGGGATGGTGAACTACGATCCTGCAGCAATATGGGTCGCAGCCGATTCGAAGTGGAACAAGATGGAAGACCTCGTGAATGAGATAAAGGCAAATCCGGGCAAACTGCGCGCCTCCGGCACGGGCACGGGTGGCATATGGCATCTATCCATGGCGGGATGGTTAGCTGCGATGGGCCTGCCACCTAATGCCGTAACCTGGGTCCCCTCCACCGGAGCTGCTGAAGGATTGCGCGAGTTGGTGGGCGGTGGCGTGGACTTTGCGCCGTGCAGCTTGCCCGAGGGCATGAGCCTTTATTCGGCCGGCAAAATCAGGGGGCTCGCAGTCATGGCGGATGAGCGCATCAAAGCCTTCCCCGAGATACCGACGCTGAAAGAACTCGGCGTCGATTGGAGCCTCGGCTGTTGGCGCGGCATAGCTGGCCCTAAAGGGCTTCCCGATGACGTCGTCGGTGTTTTGGAACCGGCGTTGAAGAGAGCTGTCGAAAGCGAGCGCTTTGTGAATTTCATGGACCAGGTGGGTTACGGTATCATCTGGATACCAAGCGCCGAGGCGGTTGAATTTTTAGAGAAAGACGACGAGGTAATGGGCAACCTTATGAAGGAATTAGGTTTGGCGAAGTAA
- a CDS encoding ArsR/SmtB family transcription factor produces the protein MPRQTREGKEDLCEEFCPSCNLGYLREKILEVAGLSEIFKALGDETRTKILYLLAHRELCVCDLASVLGMSLPAISHHLRLLKMLRLVRYRRDGKMVYYSLDDEHVLSLIREAQAHFAEQR, from the coding sequence TTGCCTCGGCAAACGCGAGAGGGAAAAGAAGACTTGTGCGAGGAGTTTTGCCCTTCCTGCAATCTCGGCTACCTCAGGGAGAAGATTTTGGAAGTGGCGGGGTTGTCGGAAATCTTTAAAGCGCTCGGGGACGAAACCAGGACGAAGATCTTATATTTATTGGCTCACCGGGAGCTTTGCGTCTGTGACCTGGCTTCGGTCTTGGGTATGAGTCTGCCCGCCATATCTCATCATCTGAGACTCCTCAAGATGCTGCGCCTGGTGAGGTATCGCCGCGATGGGAAGATGGTCTATTACTCTTTGGACGACGAGCATGTCCTGAGCCTGATCCGAGAGGCTCAGGCTCACTTCGCGGAGCAGAGATAG
- a CDS encoding heavy metal translocating P-type ATPase, translating to MSSNHVREEAQKPPRGPKEGACGCIARVEPDPRPLDQESEGPLHVEEDEKRGNLRQIAAAGALFLAGLIWGERVSRTPFAWVEYAIFFCAYLLVGISVIHTALLNLFHGRVFDENFLLSAASMGAIAIGQLPEAAAVMIFYALGEYLQERAEGRSRRSIAALLDMRTDHANLKTGEAIRRVSPEEVKAGQIIVVKPGERVPLDGEVLEGSSFVDTSALTGEPVPRRIEAGENVLAGMLNTDGMLTVKVAKPYGESSAARILKLVEGAAARKAPIEQFFTAFSRYYTPLVVFGALALAVIPPLITGEAFSGWVYRALVLLVISCPCALVISIPLGYFGGIGKASRRGILVKGARFLDALADLHTVVFDKTGTLTKGVFRVTQLAARDGFSEEELLFFAAHAEAFSSHPIARSIRETYGKEVQLDAVSNYREIAGYGVSALVDEKRVLAGNDRLLHKEGVPHDICDLGGTAVYVVVNGSLAGHIVISDEIKPDAEEAVARLRELGVKKVVMLTGDGEPEARRVAQNLGLDAYFAELLPEDKVAKVEELASSLGRRQKLAFVGDGINDAPVIARADVGVAMGGLGSEAAIELADVVLMEDKPSKLAVAVEIAARTGRIVRENVTFALGMKAFFLLLGVLGVATMWEAVFADVGVALITIFNAARALR from the coding sequence ATGAGTTCAAACCACGTAAGAGAAGAGGCGCAAAAACCGCCTCGAGGACCGAAAGAAGGAGCCTGCGGGTGCATCGCTCGGGTTGAACCGGATCCTCGGCCCCTCGATCAGGAGAGTGAGGGGCCGTTGCACGTAGAAGAAGACGAAAAAAGGGGAAACCTCCGGCAAATCGCAGCAGCAGGTGCGCTCTTCTTGGCGGGTCTCATCTGGGGCGAACGGGTAAGCCGCACGCCGTTTGCGTGGGTTGAATACGCCATTTTCTTTTGCGCCTACCTTTTGGTCGGCATATCCGTCATCCATACCGCCCTGCTCAACCTCTTTCACGGGCGGGTCTTCGACGAGAATTTTCTTTTAAGCGCAGCCTCCATGGGGGCTATCGCCATCGGCCAATTGCCCGAGGCCGCGGCGGTGATGATCTTTTACGCCTTAGGGGAATACCTGCAGGAGCGGGCAGAAGGCCGTTCGAGACGCTCCATAGCTGCCCTTTTAGATATGCGGACCGATCATGCCAATCTAAAGACAGGGGAAGCGATTAGGCGCGTCAGCCCGGAGGAGGTGAAGGCAGGACAAATCATCGTCGTGAAACCCGGAGAGAGGGTGCCGCTGGACGGGGAAGTGTTGGAGGGGTCTTCTTTCGTGGACACCTCGGCCCTAACAGGAGAGCCCGTGCCACGTAGGATCGAGGCCGGCGAAAACGTTTTGGCTGGTATGCTCAATACCGATGGAATGTTAACGGTTAAGGTGGCCAAGCCATACGGTGAGTCTTCAGCGGCCAGGATCTTAAAGCTGGTGGAGGGTGCGGCGGCCCGAAAGGCACCCATAGAACAGTTTTTCACGGCATTTTCGCGCTACTACACGCCCCTAGTGGTCTTCGGCGCATTGGCTTTGGCTGTAATACCTCCGTTGATCACGGGAGAAGCGTTTTCCGGGTGGGTTTACCGCGCCTTGGTGCTTTTGGTCATCTCCTGTCCCTGTGCCTTGGTGATTTCCATCCCATTGGGCTATTTCGGCGGCATAGGCAAAGCTTCCCGCCGGGGAATCCTGGTCAAAGGGGCGCGGTTTTTAGATGCCCTGGCCGATCTACACACGGTGGTCTTCGACAAGACCGGCACGCTCACCAAAGGCGTCTTCCGCGTAACGCAGCTTGCGGCGCGCGACGGTTTCTCCGAGGAAGAGCTGCTTTTCTTCGCTGCCCATGCTGAGGCATTCTCCTCTCATCCTATCGCCCGCTCTATACGAGAGACCTACGGTAAGGAGGTCCAGTTAGACGCCGTGAGTAATTACCGGGAGATTGCCGGTTATGGCGTAAGCGCATTGGTGGATGAGAAAAGAGTGTTGGCAGGAAACGATCGTCTTCTTCACAAAGAAGGGGTCCCTCATGATATCTGCGACTTGGGCGGGACCGCGGTATATGTGGTTGTGAATGGTTCTTTGGCCGGCCATATCGTCATATCTGACGAAATTAAGCCTGATGCCGAGGAAGCCGTAGCGCGCTTGAGGGAGCTCGGCGTAAAGAAGGTCGTCATGCTCACGGGGGACGGCGAGCCTGAGGCTCGACGTGTGGCACAAAATCTGGGTTTAGACGCCTACTTCGCCGAACTGCTGCCGGAGGACAAGGTGGCCAAGGTGGAAGAGTTAGCGTCTTCTTTGGGTCGAAGGCAAAAACTTGCTTTCGTGGGCGATGGGATTAACGATGCACCTGTCATTGCCAGGGCCGATGTGGGCGTGGCAATGGGTGGATTGGGGAGTGAAGCAGCCATCGAACTCGCCGATGTGGTGCTCATGGAGGACAAACCCTCAAAGCTTGCCGTGGCGGTAGAGATCGCCGCGCGCACTGGTCGAATAGTGCGCGAGAACGTAACTTTCGCCTTGGGAATGAAAGCTTTTTTCCTGCTCCTTGGTGTTCTCGGGGTGGCCACGATGTGGGAAGCGGTCTTCGCCGATGTGGGCGTGGCCTTGATAACTATCTTTAACGCCGCCAGGGCCTTGCGGTAG
- a CDS encoding tripartite tricarboxylate transporter permease — protein sequence MEGPLAALEMLFEPISLMLLCGGTAFGIILGALPGLSATMGLALAMPFAYYLPVEKAMPLLLGVYLGAVIGASIPAILIGIPGNPNAIATVYDGFAMAKKGLAGKALGGATVASFLGGMISLSFLVLLSPQVARFALLFGPPEYFALAVFGLTIIAAVSGKELLKGLAVAVLGFALSLVGLDSMTGVPRFTFGSIYLMDGISLVPALIGLYAFAQVFSDVESLDVFKRIHLFGLKGVKFREILLSPREIASNLRTIFESALIGTGIGAFPGTGASIAVFLAYFRAKRRRPELGSGVLTGVMAPESANNAVTGGALIPTLALGIPGDSSTAVILSALIVMGVQPGPLLFRDHIQVVHVIFISLLLANIAMVVFQLIGIRFFVKALAIPPQLLMPLVVVFSTLGCFALQERISDVLLALVFGVGGYVMEKGGFPKAPLLLGLILGPIAEPQFRRSMVLFQGDWTQFFARPISLALFVLTAVALLSPILRRKGR from the coding sequence ATGGAAGGACCCTTAGCCGCTCTCGAGATGCTCTTTGAACCTATATCCCTCATGTTACTCTGTGGAGGCACGGCCTTCGGTATAATCTTGGGGGCGCTGCCCGGCCTCTCCGCTACTATGGGCCTGGCGCTTGCTATGCCCTTCGCCTATTATCTTCCTGTGGAGAAAGCTATGCCGCTGCTTTTGGGCGTCTATTTGGGGGCTGTCATAGGGGCTTCCATACCGGCCATTCTGATCGGCATCCCGGGGAATCCTAACGCTATCGCCACCGTCTACGACGGCTTTGCGATGGCCAAAAAGGGCCTTGCTGGAAAGGCCTTGGGAGGGGCCACGGTGGCTTCGTTCTTAGGAGGGATGATCTCCCTCTCCTTCCTCGTACTCTTATCCCCTCAGGTAGCGCGGTTCGCCCTGCTCTTCGGCCCACCGGAATACTTTGCCTTGGCTGTATTCGGCCTCACGATAATAGCTGCAGTTTCGGGAAAGGAGCTGCTCAAGGGCCTTGCGGTGGCGGTTTTAGGGTTTGCGCTTTCCCTCGTGGGTTTGGACAGCATGACTGGGGTTCCTCGTTTCACCTTCGGGAGCATCTACCTTATGGACGGTATTTCCCTCGTCCCCGCCCTCATCGGGCTTTATGCCTTTGCTCAAGTCTTTTCCGATGTGGAATCCTTGGACGTCTTCAAACGGATTCATCTCTTCGGGTTAAAGGGGGTCAAATTCAGGGAGATCCTCCTTTCCCCCAGGGAGATCGCTTCCAACCTGAGGACGATTTTTGAGTCGGCCTTGATCGGCACGGGCATAGGCGCCTTTCCTGGGACCGGTGCGAGCATCGCTGTCTTCCTCGCTTATTTTCGAGCTAAGCGAAGGAGGCCAGAGCTGGGAAGCGGTGTATTGACGGGCGTGATGGCCCCGGAGAGCGCAAACAACGCCGTCACGGGGGGAGCCCTCATTCCCACGCTCGCCCTTGGTATACCCGGTGATTCCTCCACTGCCGTGATACTGAGCGCCCTCATCGTCATGGGCGTTCAACCCGGTCCCTTGCTCTTCAGGGATCACATCCAGGTAGTCCACGTGATATTCATTTCATTGCTTCTGGCTAACATAGCCATGGTGGTATTCCAGCTCATCGGGATAAGGTTCTTCGTGAAAGCCCTTGCCATTCCGCCTCAACTTCTGATGCCACTGGTGGTGGTCTTCAGCACCTTGGGTTGCTTTGCCCTCCAAGAGAGGATATCAGATGTGCTGTTAGCCCTGGTCTTCGGCGTAGGAGGATACGTCATGGAAAAGGGCGGCTTCCCCAAGGCGCCGCTGCTTTTAGGGCTCATCTTGGGTCCCATAGCGGAGCCGCAGTTCAGGAGATCCATGGTCTTATTTCAGGGAGATTGGACGCAGTTTTTCGCAAGACCCATATCGCTTGCGCTTTTCGTGCTTACGGCGGTCGCCCTGCTCTCCCCAATTCTGAGGAGGAAGGGCAGATGA
- a CDS encoding MBL fold metallo-hydrolase — MKVLFLGTAGALPSKERDNTALAFSAGREVFMVDCPGSAVSKFLKAGWDPLEVKALLITHGHVDHIYGLPSFVHASWLLGRREPLRLYVTEPYVGMIYRMMQVFGLPDKRDIFPLEIVPVPLAEFSLSLGGSLEVVTFPVDHDQPNVGVAIKEGATGAMAVYSCDTEPCEVVVDHARAADLLIHECNDCVALGERHRGHSAAEGAARVAEAAGIKKLFLVHLGRGLLTRESLALKEAEKCYSGLVAIPNDLEEIEVKP; from the coding sequence ATGAAGGTGCTCTTTTTGGGCACTGCAGGAGCGCTCCCGTCCAAAGAGAGGGACAATACTGCTCTCGCTTTCAGCGCAGGTCGCGAGGTTTTTATGGTTGATTGCCCGGGAAGCGCCGTCTCAAAGTTCCTGAAGGCGGGATGGGACCCGCTTGAGGTGAAGGCGTTACTCATCACCCACGGCCACGTGGACCACATCTATGGCCTGCCGTCCTTCGTGCACGCATCGTGGCTGCTGGGGAGGCGCGAGCCTCTGAGGCTTTACGTCACGGAACCTTATGTGGGAATGATTTACAGGATGATGCAGGTCTTCGGCCTTCCCGATAAGCGCGACATCTTTCCCTTGGAAATCGTCCCAGTGCCGCTGGCAGAATTTTCGCTCTCCCTGGGTGGGTCGCTTGAGGTTGTGACATTCCCCGTGGACCATGACCAGCCCAACGTGGGTGTGGCCATAAAAGAAGGCGCCACTGGGGCGATGGCCGTCTACTCGTGCGATACAGAACCTTGTGAGGTCGTCGTGGACCATGCCAGGGCCGCTGACCTCCTCATCCACGAGTGCAACGACTGCGTCGCCTTAGGAGAAAGACACCGAGGCCACAGCGCCGCAGAAGGGGCTGCTCGCGTAGCCGAAGCCGCAGGCATCAAGAAGCTATTCCTTGTGCACCTGGGGAGAGGACTCTTGACGAGGGAGAGTTTGGCGCTGAAAGAGGCGGAGAAGTGCTACAGCGGCCTCGTCGCAATCCCGAACGACTTGGAAGAGATCGAGGTAAAGCCGTGA
- a CDS encoding TIM barrel protein has translation MKIAVSSMAFESLDEIFDFFEQHPGIYLELGVDLGEEEVEAIARKRIPASSLHIPCPLERLMPNMASFDPQALETSLEIINRSLDAAAVCKASVAVLHPGYATDSLLPSDPKNRDAFLKEISGETTCHILDEASVTTSAEYPLSSEYKLYMAHLAEKARLAIDMAKRRGIAMAFENLNPRYLYLCQSPRDMRFLSDSVDDISFCLDIGHLWISSCAHGFDFYAALSSVLDTGKVTAAHLSNNSTEGMRFSDDHRHLREGKVDVKKCLEAILPYKPDFLVIEVKGDPTSDVDLLASIVTS, from the coding sequence GTGAAAATAGCCGTAAGCAGCATGGCCTTCGAGAGCTTAGACGAAATCTTCGATTTCTTCGAGCAGCACCCAGGGATATACCTGGAATTGGGCGTAGACCTTGGGGAGGAAGAGGTGGAGGCGATAGCGCGAAAAAGAATTCCCGCCTCCTCCCTCCATATACCATGTCCCCTTGAGAGACTCATGCCCAACATGGCAAGTTTCGACCCGCAAGCCCTCGAGACGAGCCTCGAAATCATAAATAGAAGCTTGGACGCCGCTGCTGTGTGCAAGGCTTCGGTGGCGGTTTTGCATCCCGGCTACGCTACAGATTCGCTCCTTCCCTCAGATCCAAAAAATCGCGACGCCTTCTTAAAAGAGATATCTGGGGAGACCACATGCCATATCCTGGATGAGGCAAGTGTCACTACGAGCGCGGAATACCCGCTGTCGTCGGAGTATAAGTTGTATATGGCGCATTTGGCCGAAAAGGCGCGCCTTGCCATCGATATGGCAAAAAGGCGGGGAATTGCTATGGCCTTCGAGAACCTGAACCCTCGATACCTCTATCTGTGCCAATCCCCTCGCGATATGAGGTTTTTATCTGATAGCGTCGACGACATATCGTTCTGCCTCGACATCGGGCACCTGTGGATTTCAAGCTGTGCCCACGGCTTCGATTTCTACGCCGCCCTTTCCTCCGTCTTAGATACGGGGAAGGTTACGGCGGCGCACCTGAGCAATAACTCCACTGAAGGGATGAGGTTTTCTGACGACCACCGTCACCTGCGCGAGGGCAAAGTGGACGTAAAGAAGTGCCTCGAGGCCATCCTTCCCTACAAGCCAGACTTCCTAGTCATAGAGGTCAAAGGAGACCCGACCTCCGATGTAGATCTTTTAGCGAGCATCGTTACATCCTGA